A region of Streptomyces sp. R44 DNA encodes the following proteins:
- a CDS encoding carbohydrate binding domain-containing protein has product MSRTPLRLPGRPVAVLAVAAGLLGPLAAPPDDPSPRTAPVAAAAENTATVFYWTKTKNWSAYHLHYAPDGGAWTTVPGVAMEPACTDWVKKTVSLGAAAGLQATFNNGSGTWDNNGGRNYALGTGNITVKDGVVAHSDPCGNTTPTPAAKATVYYSTEALGWSTANIHYQPAGGAWTAVPGVGMQAACAGWWKREIDLGPAAFLKAAFNNGNGTWDNNGGSDYTIGTGVSTVRNRVVTANAADPCAATPPDTRAPTAPARLTATADGVSVLLTWDPSTDDRGVTKYQVTRTGGSGGTVVTDVGSTVYSDTGLAERTAYTYTVRAVDAAGNVSADSAAASATTGDRPATPATGKPLGTDPRKDPIYFVLTARFNDGDPSNNRGGSQHVKSGNAANDDPMFRGDFKGLIQKLDYVKGLGFSALWVTPVVLNRSDYDYHGYHGWDFYRVDPRLESAGASYQDLIDAAHAKGMKIYQDVVYNHSSRWGAKGLFVPTVYGVRDSQWSWYYDEKQPGFEYDGLTVDAKSGKSYYNGDLWSTAEPAGNTCVNWGKPTGGKSAEGYTVYNCQWPSPTSGMFPKELYHQCWIGNWEGEDARSCWLHEDLADFNTENPTVQNYLIGAYDKYIDMGVDGFRVDTAVHIPRTTWNRRFLPAIQERVTQRHGAEAAKNFFVFGEVAAFVNDKWNRGSVNHSAQFYTWKERKEYDADDARAALEMYDYEQQQGTGNQPTSTNALLAGNSYHTPDHSRFSGMNVIDMRMHMNFGDAQNAFSNGKDSDDSYNDATYNVVYVDSHDYGPDKSSERYAGGTDAWAENMSLMWTFRGIPTLYYGSEVEFQKGRKIDCGPTCPLATTGRAYFGEHLAGSVTASDFSQVSSASGQVATTLAQPLVKHVQRLNQIRRAIPALQTGQYSTEGVSGGMAFKRRYTSGSTDSFALVTVSGGATFTGIPNGTYTDAVTGDVRTVADGTLPIAAPGKGNLRVYVLNGPGRIGAPGPYLK; this is encoded by the coding sequence ATGAGCCGCACCCCCCTACGCCTGCCCGGACGCCCGGTGGCCGTCCTGGCCGTGGCCGCCGGCCTCCTCGGCCCGCTCGCCGCGCCACCCGACGACCCGTCACCCCGGACCGCCCCGGTCGCGGCGGCCGCCGAGAACACCGCGACGGTCTTCTACTGGACGAAGACGAAGAACTGGTCCGCGTACCACCTGCATTACGCCCCCGACGGCGGCGCGTGGACCACGGTCCCCGGCGTCGCCATGGAGCCCGCCTGCACGGACTGGGTGAAGAAGACCGTCAGCCTCGGCGCGGCCGCCGGCCTCCAGGCCACCTTCAACAACGGCAGCGGCACCTGGGACAACAACGGCGGCCGCAACTACGCCCTGGGGACGGGGAACATCACCGTCAAGGACGGCGTCGTCGCCCACTCCGACCCGTGCGGGAACACCACGCCCACCCCGGCCGCGAAGGCGACGGTCTACTACTCCACCGAGGCGCTCGGCTGGTCCACCGCCAACATCCACTACCAGCCCGCGGGCGGCGCCTGGACCGCCGTCCCGGGCGTCGGCATGCAGGCCGCCTGTGCCGGCTGGTGGAAGCGGGAGATCGACCTCGGGCCGGCCGCCTTCCTCAAGGCCGCCTTCAACAACGGCAACGGCACCTGGGACAACAACGGCGGATCCGACTACACGATCGGCACCGGCGTCTCCACCGTCCGGAACCGGGTGGTGACGGCGAACGCCGCCGACCCGTGCGCCGCGACCCCGCCCGACACCCGGGCCCCCACCGCCCCGGCCCGGCTGACCGCCACCGCCGACGGCGTCTCCGTGCTGCTCACCTGGGACCCCTCCACCGACGACCGGGGCGTCACGAAGTACCAGGTCACCCGGACCGGAGGCAGCGGCGGCACGGTCGTGACCGACGTCGGCTCCACGGTGTACTCCGACACGGGCCTCGCCGAACGGACCGCGTACACGTACACGGTGAGGGCCGTGGACGCCGCCGGGAACGTCTCCGCCGACTCGGCCGCCGCGAGCGCCACCACCGGCGACAGGCCCGCCACGCCCGCGACCGGGAAGCCGCTCGGCACCGACCCGCGCAAGGACCCGATCTACTTCGTCCTCACCGCCCGCTTCAACGACGGCGACCCGTCGAACAACCGGGGAGGCAGCCAGCACGTCAAGTCCGGCAACGCGGCGAACGACGACCCCATGTTCCGCGGCGACTTCAAGGGCCTCATCCAGAAGCTGGACTACGTCAAGGGCCTCGGATTCTCGGCGCTCTGGGTCACCCCGGTCGTCCTCAACCGCTCGGACTACGACTACCACGGCTACCACGGCTGGGACTTCTACCGGGTCGACCCGCGCCTGGAGTCCGCCGGCGCCTCCTACCAGGACCTGATCGACGCCGCCCACGCCAAGGGCATGAAGATCTACCAGGACGTCGTCTACAACCACTCCTCCCGCTGGGGCGCCAAGGGCCTCTTCGTCCCGACCGTGTACGGCGTGCGGGACAGCCAGTGGAGCTGGTACTACGACGAGAAGCAGCCCGGCTTCGAGTACGACGGCCTGACCGTCGACGCGAAGAGCGGCAAGTCGTACTACAACGGCGACCTGTGGTCGACGGCCGAGCCCGCCGGCAACACCTGTGTGAACTGGGGGAAGCCGACCGGCGGGAAGAGCGCCGAGGGGTACACGGTGTACAACTGCCAGTGGCCGAGCCCCACTTCGGGCATGTTCCCGAAGGAGCTCTACCACCAGTGCTGGATCGGCAACTGGGAGGGCGAGGACGCCCGTTCCTGCTGGCTGCACGAGGACCTGGCGGACTTCAACACCGAGAATCCGACCGTGCAGAACTACCTGATCGGCGCGTACGACAAGTACATCGACATGGGCGTCGACGGATTCCGCGTCGACACGGCCGTGCACATCCCGCGCACCACCTGGAACCGCCGCTTCCTGCCGGCCATCCAGGAGCGGGTCACCCAGCGCCACGGCGCCGAGGCGGCGAAGAACTTCTTCGTCTTCGGCGAGGTCGCCGCCTTCGTCAACGACAAGTGGAACCGCGGCTCGGTGAACCACTCGGCGCAGTTCTACACCTGGAAGGAGCGCAAGGAGTACGACGCCGACGACGCCAGGGCCGCCCTGGAGATGTACGACTACGAGCAGCAGCAGGGCACCGGCAACCAGCCCACCTCGACCAATGCCTTGCTCGCCGGGAACAGCTATCACACGCCCGACCACAGCCGGTTCTCCGGCATGAACGTCATCGACATGCGCATGCACATGAACTTCGGTGACGCGCAGAACGCCTTCTCTAACGGCAAGGACTCCGACGACAGTTACAACGACGCCACCTACAACGTCGTCTACGTCGACAGCCATGACTACGGCCCCGACAAGTCGAGCGAGCGGTACGCCGGCGGCACCGACGCCTGGGCCGAGAACATGTCCCTGATGTGGACCTTCCGCGGCATCCCGACGCTGTACTACGGTTCCGAGGTCGAGTTCCAGAAGGGCAGGAAGATCGACTGCGGGCCCACCTGCCCGCTCGCGACCACCGGCCGCGCCTACTTCGGCGAGCACCTCGCCGGCTCCGTCACGGCCTCCGACTTCTCCCAGGTCTCCTCGGCGAGCGGCCAGGTCGCGACCACCCTCGCACAGCCGCTGGTCAAGCACGTCCAGCGGCTCAACCAGATCCGCCGGGCGATCCCCGCGCTCCAGACGGGCCAGTACTCCACCGAGGGAGTCTCGGGGGGCATGGCGTTCAAGCGCCGCTACACCAGCGGCTCCACGGACAGCTTCGCCCTCGTCACCGTCTCGGGCGGCGCCACGTTCACGGGCATCCCGAACGGCACGTACACGGACGCCGTCACCGGCGACGTCCGCACGGTCGCCGACGGCACCCTCCCGATCGCAGCCCCCGGCAAGGGCAACCTTCGGGTGTACGTCCTGAACGGCCCCGGCAGGATCGGGGCGCCCGGCCCGTACCTCAAGTAG
- a CDS encoding helix-turn-helix transcriptional regulator codes for MGLTFFDDERLARDVYAAVSLSAGGEDAAAAVSRLLAPLVAHDALCLRGTDPVLGTELCWFSFWHGYEPALALALLTHRITGAGARGPVGTDRTNSSVAVVGGRSHDREADRILAAHGADSELWLRLADPRGVWGELRLLRGSGGRRFGEDEARRAMRLAPALVAALRRYGTSGPLSPAADAPALPAGVAIVGADHQVKAVSPQAKAWVAHVMAQSAPAVPAGVSDAFFRALSLAARARGGAPGPLVCMPPARCGRWFTAQAEPLGEDGAGDVAVILQGATGDLVTPSFCAWYGLTPREREIVGELRDGSPVKRIARRLGVSPYTVNDHLKAVFRKTGAEGRDELVAALYR; via the coding sequence GTGGGCCTGACGTTCTTCGACGACGAGCGGCTGGCGCGGGACGTGTACGCGGCGGTGAGCCTGAGTGCCGGCGGCGAGGATGCCGCCGCGGCCGTCTCCCGGCTTCTCGCCCCCCTCGTGGCCCACGACGCGCTCTGCCTGCGCGGCACCGATCCCGTGCTCGGCACCGAGCTCTGCTGGTTCAGCTTCTGGCACGGATACGAGCCCGCGCTGGCCCTTGCCCTCCTCACCCACCGCATCACGGGGGCGGGCGCGCGCGGGCCGGTCGGCACCGATCGGACGAACAGCTCCGTCGCCGTCGTGGGCGGGCGGTCGCACGACCGGGAGGCGGACCGTATCCTCGCCGCCCACGGGGCGGACTCGGAGCTGTGGCTGAGGCTCGCCGACCCGCGCGGGGTCTGGGGTGAGCTACGGCTGCTCCGCGGCTCGGGCGGGCGCCGGTTCGGCGAGGACGAGGCCCGTCGGGCCATGCGGCTCGCGCCGGCCCTGGTCGCCGCCCTCCGGCGCTACGGGACGTCCGGCCCGCTGAGTCCCGCCGCGGATGCTCCGGCCCTGCCCGCCGGTGTGGCCATCGTGGGCGCCGACCACCAGGTCAAGGCGGTCAGCCCGCAGGCCAAGGCCTGGGTCGCGCACGTGATGGCGCAGAGCGCGCCCGCCGTCCCCGCGGGGGTGTCCGACGCCTTCTTCCGCGCGCTGTCGCTCGCCGCCCGCGCCCGGGGCGGCGCCCCGGGCCCGCTGGTCTGCATGCCGCCGGCGCGCTGCGGCAGATGGTTCACCGCCCAGGCCGAGCCCCTCGGCGAGGACGGTGCCGGCGATGTCGCGGTCATCCTGCAAGGGGCGACCGGCGACCTGGTCACGCCGTCGTTCTGTGCCTGGTACGGGCTCACGCCCCGGGAACGCGAGATCGTCGGCGAGCTCCGGGACGGGTCGCCCGTGAAGCGGATCGCCCGGCGCCTCGGGGTGTCCCCGTACACGGTCAACGACCACCTCAAGGCGGTGTTCCGCAAGACGGGCGCGGAAGGCCGCGACGAACTCGTCGCCGCGCTGTACCGCTGA
- a CDS encoding YrdB family protein, producing the protein MKLPAPLHVVNEGLAFLLELAALAVLAWWGWESAENVALRLLLAIAAPALAAVVWGLFAAPRARFRVPLAGVLLVKALVFGAAALALLGVGRPVWAVAFAAVALVNTALATADRQAAMHRGA; encoded by the coding sequence ATGAAGCTGCCCGCACCCCTGCACGTCGTCAACGAGGGGCTGGCGTTCCTGCTCGAACTCGCCGCCCTGGCCGTGCTCGCCTGGTGGGGGTGGGAGAGCGCGGAGAACGTGGCGCTCCGGCTGCTCCTCGCGATCGCCGCGCCGGCCCTCGCGGCCGTCGTCTGGGGCCTGTTCGCCGCTCCCAGGGCGCGGTTCCGGGTGCCGCTCGCGGGTGTTCTGCTGGTGAAGGCCCTGGTGTTCGGCGCGGCGGCGCTCGCGCTCCTCGGTGTCGGCCGGCCGGTGTGGGCCGTCGCCTTCGCCGCCGTGGCGCTGGTCAACACGGCCCTGGCGACGGCGGACCGGCAGGCCGCGATGCATCGCGGCGCCTGA
- a CDS encoding Lrp/AsnC family transcriptional regulator, translating into MTAERAARHGDGAGSGPGGGVGPGAGGPGVGPGAGGPGPGGGLDALDHGILRVLHRDPRAPFAEVAAAVGAHERTVARRLERMTADGRVAFVAALIPEYQYEGVTAEIAVRCAPGRVHEVALTLAALDETRSVEVATGALDVFVELHATGHDALLTLVDTVIGRLDGVVDIHSAVVLRLLLTASDWAPYDDEPTDVRRHAIEGTALPEPPVVDELDRRLVELLRRDARMSTTRLARELSVGETTARRRLARLTASHVLHLRLHADPAVLGYPVEARFRLGVPHRGLDPAIRLLAREPALRHLVVTSGGTSLLGYSSHRDTRDFQEFTARVFARLEDVTSTETALLMRTYKRAGFTAVQA; encoded by the coding sequence ATGACGGCGGAGCGGGCGGCACGGCACGGCGACGGAGCGGGATCCGGGCCCGGCGGCGGGGTCGGCCCGGGTGCGGGTGGTCCCGGGGTCGGCCCGGGTGCGGGTGGTCCCGGGCCCGGCGGCGGTCTCGACGCGCTGGACCACGGGATCCTGAGGGTCCTGCACCGCGATCCCCGCGCGCCCTTCGCGGAGGTCGCCGCGGCCGTCGGGGCGCACGAGCGGACCGTCGCGCGCCGCCTGGAGCGGATGACCGCCGACGGGCGGGTCGCGTTCGTGGCGGCGCTCATTCCCGAGTACCAGTACGAGGGGGTGACGGCGGAGATCGCCGTACGGTGCGCGCCGGGCCGCGTCCACGAGGTGGCGCTGACGCTCGCCGCCCTGGACGAGACGCGGTCCGTGGAGGTCGCCACCGGGGCGCTCGACGTGTTCGTCGAGCTCCACGCGACCGGCCACGACGCGCTGCTCACCCTTGTGGACACGGTGATCGGCCGGCTCGACGGGGTCGTGGACATCCACTCGGCGGTGGTGCTCCGGCTGCTGCTCACGGCCAGCGACTGGGCACCGTACGACGACGAGCCCACGGACGTGCGGCGGCACGCCATCGAGGGCACCGCGCTGCCGGAGCCGCCCGTCGTGGACGAGCTCGACCGGCGGCTCGTCGAGCTGCTCCGTCGCGACGCGCGCATGTCGACGACGCGCCTCGCGCGGGAGCTGAGCGTCGGCGAGACGACGGCCCGGCGGCGGCTGGCCAGGCTCACGGCCTCGCACGTGCTGCATCTGCGGCTGCACGCCGACCCGGCGGTCCTCGGCTATCCGGTGGAGGCGCGGTTCCGGCTCGGGGTGCCGCACCGGGGGCTCGATCCCGCGATCCGGCTGCTCGCGCGGGAACCGGCCCTGCGGCATCTGGTGGTGACGAGCGGCGGGACGAGCCTGCTCGGGTACTCCAGCCATCGCGACACCCGGGACTTCCAGGAGTTCACGGCCCGGGTCTTCGCCCGCCTGGAGGACGTGACGTCGACGGAGACGGCGCTGCTGATGCGGACGTACAAGAGGGCGGGCTTCACGGCGGTGCAGGCCTGA
- a CDS encoding MarR family winged helix-turn-helix transcriptional regulator, translated as MDKPTHLVEFESMLIGRHALLYGPRSRAAGGQLDRSAYVLLTRIRMHGPMSIGQLSEAFGLDASTLNRQTAAMLRAGVVERIPDPDGGIARKFRITEEGERRLEADRSSNVEGLERVMEDWSPEDVTRFAAYLERFNRDIERLEGRPWPRP; from the coding sequence ATGGACAAGCCCACCCATCTGGTCGAGTTCGAGAGCATGCTCATCGGACGGCACGCCCTCCTGTACGGGCCCCGCTCCCGGGCGGCCGGCGGCCAGCTCGACCGCAGCGCGTACGTGCTCCTCACCCGCATCCGCATGCACGGGCCGATGTCCATCGGGCAGCTCAGCGAGGCCTTCGGCCTCGACGCCTCCACCCTCAACCGGCAGACCGCCGCGATGCTGCGCGCCGGGGTCGTGGAGCGCATCCCGGATCCGGACGGCGGCATCGCCCGCAAGTTCCGCATCACCGAGGAGGGCGAGCGCCGCCTGGAGGCCGACCGGTCCTCGAACGTCGAGGGTCTGGAGCGGGTGATGGAGGACTGGTCACCGGAGGACGTGACCCGCTTCGCCGCCTACCTCGAACGCTTCAACCGGGACATCGAGCGGCTCGAAGGCCGCCCCTGGCCCCGGCCGTGA
- a CDS encoding MFS transporter codes for MTDAGTRTAPVRRRAVRPVPAGAVIASVALVELSSGITQGFLSPLLKGLTDTLKVTAADLNWISIANLLASVAFTPVLARMGDLYGHRRLLRWNLAIVIAGSVLVALSRSFPVLLAGQILQGAIAGFFPLLVGILRNRPDGGDAESRRGISLMVAALIGGLTLGLLSSGFIAATVDSPTAALWVPAIGAGIALAVTWPLLPESDDRPGGSVDWAGAVLLSVGLVALMLALGLGGTPGWEWTSTRTLATLAGGVLVTALWVLVELRTAEPMIDVRMFARRNVVVVSVVTLSFSFCMLGLQVAHPVFLGTSPDETGYGFGYGPAVIGLAMLPNLLAMALGALAAPAVAARITDRLTLVTGSALMALGYGVVLAVHSSAPLFLCGTALAGLGNGFLQHSTRTLAVESVPHDRTSVGSGINELIINVGGSLGAAAVLTVFAGRTPAGHTLPDLGAYTTSWVLCAVISVAGGAASLLYRTPSKDLR; via the coding sequence ATGACGGACGCCGGTACCCGCACCGCCCCCGTACGAAGAAGAGCCGTACGTCCCGTACCCGCCGGCGCGGTCATCGCCTCGGTCGCCCTCGTCGAGCTCTCCAGCGGCATCACCCAGGGCTTCCTCTCCCCGCTGCTCAAGGGCCTGACCGACACCCTGAAGGTCACCGCGGCGGACCTGAACTGGATCAGCATCGCGAACCTGCTCGCCAGCGTCGCGTTCACGCCGGTCCTCGCCCGCATGGGCGACCTCTACGGCCACCGCCGCCTGCTGCGCTGGAACCTGGCGATCGTCATCGCCGGCTCCGTCCTCGTCGCACTGAGCCGCTCCTTCCCGGTGCTGCTCGCCGGCCAGATCCTCCAGGGCGCCATCGCCGGCTTCTTCCCGCTCCTCGTCGGCATCCTCCGCAACCGCCCCGACGGCGGCGACGCGGAGAGCCGCCGCGGCATCAGCCTGATGGTCGCCGCACTGATCGGCGGCCTCACCCTCGGCCTGCTGTCCAGCGGCTTCATCGCCGCGACCGTCGACAGCCCCACCGCCGCCCTCTGGGTGCCCGCCATCGGTGCCGGCATCGCGCTGGCCGTGACCTGGCCCCTGCTGCCCGAGTCCGACGACCGCCCCGGCGGCTCCGTCGACTGGGCCGGGGCGGTGCTGCTCTCCGTCGGCCTCGTCGCCCTGATGCTCGCCCTGGGCCTCGGCGGCACCCCCGGCTGGGAGTGGACCTCCACCCGCACCCTCGCCACCCTGGCCGGCGGCGTGCTCGTCACCGCCCTGTGGGTGCTCGTGGAGCTCCGTACCGCCGAGCCCATGATCGACGTCCGGATGTTCGCCCGGCGCAACGTGGTCGTCGTCTCCGTCGTGACGCTCTCCTTCAGCTTCTGCATGCTCGGGCTCCAGGTCGCCCACCCGGTCTTCCTGGGCACGAGCCCCGACGAGACCGGGTACGGCTTCGGCTACGGCCCCGCCGTCATCGGCCTGGCCATGCTCCCCAACCTCCTCGCCATGGCCCTCGGCGCGCTCGCCGCCCCCGCCGTCGCGGCCCGCATCACCGACCGGCTCACCCTCGTCACCGGCTCCGCCCTGATGGCCCTCGGATACGGCGTCGTCCTCGCCGTCCACTCCTCGGCGCCGCTCTTCCTGTGCGGCACGGCGCTCGCCGGACTCGGCAACGGCTTCCTCCAGCACTCCACGCGCACCCTCGCCGTCGAGTCCGTCCCCCACGACCGGACGTCCGTCGGCTCCGGCATCAACGAGCTGATCATCAACGTCGGCGGCTCGCTCGGCGCCGCCGCGGTCCTCACCGTCTTCGCCGGGCGCACCCCCGCCGGCCACACCCTGCCCGACCTCGGCGCCTACACCACCTCCTGGGTGCTGTGCGCCGTGATCTCCGTCGCCGGCGGCGCCGCCTCCCTCCTCTACCGCACCCCGTCGAAGGACCTCCGATGA
- a CDS encoding MFS transporter — protein MDGSKPDARPGGVVGVLAMAGIVAALMQTLVVPLIGDLPKLLGTSASDASWVITATLLAGAVATPVAGRLGDTLGKRRVLLASVIPLVAGSIVCALASSVVPMIVGRGLQGLGMGVVPLGISLLRDVSPPEKLGGSIALMSASMGVGGALGLPFSAAVAENASWRVLFWVAAGLSLLVGLLIWRVVPAGRRAAAPGRFDVPGALGLGVGLVALLLAVSKGATWGWGSATTLGLFAVAAVVLLAWGAWELRIAEPLVDLRVTARPVVLMTNAASILVGFAMYAQSLVVPQLFQLPEATGYGLGQSMMAMGLWMAPAGLMMMILAPLGAKLSAARGPKVTLSVGALVISAGYGSSLALMGSTWGLLTVTLICNTGVGLAYGAMPALIMGAVPQEETASANSFNTLMRSIGTSVSAAVIGVVLAQMTTALGGHVLPSEGGFRTAMLIGCGVGLVAAVVAALIPAKAAAPAPADARAAEPGAGPRAASEATTA, from the coding sequence GTGGACGGCTCCAAGCCCGACGCCCGCCCCGGAGGCGTCGTCGGCGTCCTCGCCATGGCCGGCATCGTGGCCGCACTCATGCAGACCCTGGTGGTGCCGCTCATCGGCGACCTCCCCAAGCTGCTCGGCACCAGCGCATCCGACGCCTCCTGGGTGATCACCGCCACCCTCCTCGCCGGAGCCGTCGCCACCCCCGTCGCCGGCCGGCTCGGCGACACCCTCGGCAAGCGGCGCGTCCTGCTCGCCTCCGTGATCCCGCTCGTCGCCGGCTCGATCGTCTGCGCCCTCGCGTCCTCCGTCGTCCCGATGATCGTCGGACGCGGACTGCAGGGCCTCGGCATGGGCGTCGTACCGCTCGGCATCAGCCTGCTCCGCGATGTCTCCCCGCCCGAGAAGCTCGGCGGCTCCATCGCCCTGATGAGCGCCTCCATGGGCGTCGGCGGCGCCCTCGGCCTGCCCTTCTCCGCCGCCGTCGCCGAGAACGCCAGCTGGCGCGTGCTCTTCTGGGTCGCCGCCGGCCTCAGCCTCCTCGTCGGCCTCCTGATCTGGCGCGTCGTCCCCGCCGGCCGCCGCGCGGCCGCCCCCGGCCGCTTCGACGTCCCGGGCGCCCTCGGCCTCGGCGTGGGGCTCGTCGCCCTGCTGCTCGCCGTGTCCAAGGGCGCGACCTGGGGCTGGGGCAGCGCCACCACCCTCGGCCTGTTCGCCGTCGCGGCCGTCGTCCTGCTCGCCTGGGGCGCCTGGGAGCTGCGCATCGCCGAACCGCTCGTCGACCTGCGGGTCACCGCCCGCCCGGTCGTCCTGATGACGAACGCGGCCTCGATCCTGGTCGGCTTCGCCATGTACGCGCAGTCGCTGGTCGTTCCCCAGCTGTTCCAGCTGCCCGAGGCGACCGGGTACGGACTCGGCCAGTCGATGATGGCCATGGGCCTCTGGATGGCCCCGGCCGGTCTGATGATGATGATCCTGGCGCCCCTCGGCGCCAAGCTGTCGGCCGCCCGCGGCCCCAAGGTCACGCTCTCCGTCGGCGCGCTCGTCATCTCCGCCGGTTACGGCTCCTCCCTCGCCCTGATGGGCTCCACCTGGGGCCTGCTCACCGTGACCCTCATCTGCAACACGGGCGTCGGACTCGCGTACGGGGCCATGCCGGCGCTCATCATGGGCGCGGTGCCGCAGGAGGAGACCGCCTCGGCCAACAGCTTCAACACCCTGATGCGCTCCATCGGCACCTCCGTCTCCGCTGCCGTCATCGGTGTCGTCCTCGCCCAGATGACCACCGCCCTCGGCGGGCACGTGCTGCCCTCCGAGGGCGGCTTCCGCACGGCGATGCTCATCGGCTGCGGTGTCGGCCTCGTGGCCGCGGTCGTCGCCGCGCTGATCCCCGCGAAGGCCGCGGCACCGGCTCCCGCCGACGCCCGGGCGGCCGAGCCCGGGGCGGGCCCGCGCGCGGCCTCGGAGGCCACCACCGCCTGA
- a CDS encoding amidohydrolase translates to MTPTTTARHHSRAVLTRHQEAVIGLSHALHADPELAYEEHRAARRITDLVERAGFDVTREAYGLPTAFRATAGTGDLVVAICAEYDALPGIGHACGHNVNGSASVAAALALAPLADDLGLTVALLGTPAEESGGGKVDMLRAGAFDDVAAAMMVHAAPQDAVGLSTLAISSLSVAYSGVPAHAAAMPHRGVNAADAMMIAQVAIAAHRQQMVPGAVVSGVVTSAGDAANVIPDRATATYDVRAGTSEELAALQARVRACFEAGALATGADLLLETVGNDYADLRQDLAMGRSYQAAAEALGRTVLPHDPGLRGGSTDMGNVSHLVPTIHPSIGYDCGDTIMHHPDFTRYGTTAAADRAVLDGGLAMAWTAIDLASDPAQRERLLAGVAARAAAN, encoded by the coding sequence ATGACGCCGACCACCACGGCCCGCCACCACAGCCGGGCCGTCCTCACCCGCCACCAGGAAGCGGTCATCGGGCTCAGCCACGCCCTGCACGCCGACCCCGAACTCGCCTACGAGGAGCACCGCGCGGCCCGCCGCATCACCGACCTCGTCGAGCGCGCCGGCTTCGACGTGACCCGCGAGGCGTACGGACTGCCCACCGCGTTCCGCGCCACCGCCGGCACCGGCGACCTGGTCGTCGCGATCTGCGCGGAGTACGACGCGCTCCCCGGCATCGGTCACGCCTGCGGCCACAACGTCAACGGCTCGGCCTCCGTGGCCGCCGCCCTGGCGCTCGCGCCGCTCGCCGACGACCTCGGCCTCACCGTCGCGCTCCTCGGCACCCCCGCCGAGGAGTCGGGCGGCGGCAAGGTCGACATGCTCCGCGCCGGGGCCTTCGACGACGTGGCCGCCGCGATGATGGTGCACGCCGCGCCGCAGGACGCCGTGGGCCTCTCCACCCTGGCCATCAGCAGCCTCTCCGTCGCGTACTCCGGGGTCCCGGCGCACGCCGCTGCGATGCCGCACCGGGGCGTCAACGCCGCCGACGCGATGATGATCGCCCAGGTCGCGATCGCCGCCCACCGCCAGCAGATGGTCCCCGGCGCCGTCGTCTCCGGCGTCGTCACCTCGGCCGGGGACGCGGCGAACGTCATCCCGGACCGGGCCACCGCGACGTACGACGTCCGCGCCGGCACCAGCGAGGAGCTCGCCGCACTCCAGGCGCGGGTCCGGGCCTGCTTCGAGGCCGGCGCCCTCGCCACCGGCGCCGACCTCCTCCTGGAGACCGTCGGCAACGACTACGCCGACCTCCGCCAGGATCTCGCGATGGGCCGGAGCTACCAGGCCGCCGCCGAGGCCCTCGGCCGGACCGTCCTCCCCCACGACCCCGGGCTGCGCGGCGGTTCGACCGACATGGGGAACGTCTCGCACCTCGTCCCGACGATCCACCCGTCCATCGGGTACGACTGCGGCGACACGATCATGCACCACCCGGACTTCACCCGGTACGGCACCACGGCCGCCGCCGACCGCGCCGTCCTGGACGGCGGTCTGGCCATGGCGTGGACCGCGATCGACCTGGCGAGCGACCCGGCCCAGCGCGAGCGGCTCCTCGCCGGCGTCGCCGCCCGCGCCGCCGCGAACTGA